From the Finegoldia magna ATCC 29328 genome, the window TAACGCACCGGCTGTTGAAGGAACTGAAAAAGGTTCTTCTAAAAAAGGTGGACTTATGGTCCTAGGTGTTGGATCTGATCCTTCATCTGTTAACCCTCTATTTGCAAACGACAGAGTTTCATTAACTATTACAAATGTATTGTATGACAAGTTATACAATGTTAAGTCAGGGAAAGTTGTATATGATGGTCTAGCTGAATCTATGACTCCATCTGAAGACCATTTAACTTATACTTTAAAGTTAAAAGATGGTATAAAGTGGCATGATGGTAAGGACATAACAGCAGATGATATTATATTTACCTATGACAGTATATTAGATGATAAGCAAAATGCTAAGGGACAAAATGTTCTTAAGTCAGATGCTGGTGTTGTTAAATACAAAAAAGTTGATGACAAGACAATTGAATACAAATTACCTAAGGTAGATATGACTTTCTTAAATGGTATAGCTGGTATCTCTCCTATTCCGAAACATGTATTCGAAGGAGAAGCAGAAATTGCTAAGAGTCCAAAAAATGCAAAACCAATAGGAAGTGGCCCTTTCAAATTCAAAGAACATAAGACTGGTGAATTATACCAAGTTGAAAGATTTGAAGACTACCATGGTGATGTTGCTAAACTTGATGGTATAGCTTTCAAGGTTATTCCTGATGCAAACGCATCAATGGTTGCGCTTGAAAAAGGAGAAATTTCTGTTTCATATATCAAACCTAAAGACGTAGCTAAATTTGAAAAGAATGGCAACTTTGAAATTGTTACATTCCCTGAAGGAATGGTTGACAACCTATTCTTCAGATTAAACTCTGAAAAATTAAAGGACGTAAAAGTTCGTCAAGCTATTTCATATGCAATTGACAAAACTAAACTAATTCAAGGAACATATTTAAGTAAAGACTTTGCAGATCCTGCATATTCAGTTTTCTCAACTAACACTGGTTTCTTTAGTGATGATGTTGAAAAGTATGATTACAATGTAGAAAAGGCAAAAAAACTTTTAAAGGAAGCTGGTAAGGCAAACTTAGAACTTAAATTAATGTACACTTCTGGAAGTCCTGCTCAAGAAAAAGAAAGTCTATTAATTCAAGAAATGCTTAAAAAAGTTGGAATAAATGTAGAACTTCTTCCAATGGAAAGAGCAACTTTCATCGAAAAGTTATTAGATAAATCTAACCACGACTTTGACATGGCTATAAACGGATATGTAATGGGAGACAGCCCTGACTCATACGCTTCAATATTTAAGAGCGACTCTTCTGAAAACTTCAGTAATTACAACAATCCAAAGATTGATGAGCTATTCAAACAAGCTAAAGTAGAAACTGACGAAGCTAAGCGTGGAGAAAAATATAAAGAAATCCAACAAATACTTGCTGATGATGCAGTAGAATATCCTGTTGCAAATGTAAAATCAATTCTTGCAGTTCGTAAAGAGTTTAAAAACTTAGATGCAGCAAACCCTGCACCTATTCACATGTTTGATTACTTCAACAAGATTGAATCAAAATAATTAACTAATGAACAGTCCCTTTTTAGGGATTGTTCATTTATTTAGGAGATAATATGACAAGACTTATACTTAGACGACTTTTACAAACCATACCTATGATAATAACTATTTCCATAGTTTCCTTTTTGCTTGTAAGAATCGCACCATCTGACCCAGTTAGGGCAATGATAACACCTGAGTCTACAGTGGAAGACATAGAAAGAGTCAGAGAGAACATGGGCCTTAATGACAGTTACTTTGTTCAGTACAAAAGATGGGCAGGAGATATTTTAAAAGGCGACTTTGGCTACTCATTTTCAAATCACAGACCTGTGCTGGATCAGGTTACCGAAAGACTACCGGCAACTTTAGGACTTATGGGAAGTGCGTTTTTAATTTCAATTATAGTCGGTACAATTATCGGTATTATTTCAGGAATGAGCAAAGGAGGTATAGTAGATAAGATTTTTACACTGCTTTCCTACATAGGAATATCCATACCTTCATTCTGGTTTGCAATGATGCTTGTGCATCTTTTTTCATTAAAATTAGGGCTTCTTCCATCAATTGGAATGAGAACTCTTGGTGTTGAAACAACAGCAGACCTAATAAAGCACTCCATCCTACCAGTACTTACTTTAAGCATCGGTGATACAGCTGTAATTAGTAGATATGTAAGAGCAAGGGTGATGGATCAATTAAAAGAAGATTATGTAATGACAGAACTTGCCCAAGGTAGTTCAAAGAAAGAGCTTTTCTTTAAAAGTATTCTTAAAAACTCTCTCCTTCCACTTATCACGCTAGTTGGAATGAGCTTACCAAGACTTGTTTCAGGTGCCTTTATAACTGAAAGCATCTTTGGATGGCCAGGCCTTGGACAACTTGGTATGAACTCAATCTTTACAGCAGACTACCCTCTAATAATGGCAACTACTATGTTTGCATCTGTATTATTAATTCTTGGAAACTTAATCTCAGATATACTTTACGGAATTGTAGACCCAAGAATAAAGGAGATGAATTAATGAAAAAACTTTTTAAAAATTTTAAATTAAGTCCCCTTAGGGTCAAATTTTCTGTTACACTTCTTCTACTCTTCATATTAGCTGCTGTATTAGCAGACCTATATCCTAAAAACGGTATAGATACTGACATAACCAATGCACTGGTTCCACCAAATAGCGAAAATTTTTTTGGAACTGACGACTTAGGTAGAGATTACTTTGCTAGGGCATTACATGGCGCAAGGGCCTCCCTTACAGTTGGTGTGCTATCGGTTGTTATTTCAACCATATTAGGATCATTCGTTGGAATCATTTCAGGATATTTCGGCGGTAAAGTAGATATGATAATTATGAGAATTGTTGACATACTAATGAGTATTCCATCATTCTTTTTAATACTAATCCTAAACGCTGCTCTTAAACCAGGAATTCAAAATATTATTATTATCATAGGACTATTTAGCTGGATGGGTATTGCAAGACTAGTTCGTGCAGAAACCTTAACAGTTAAAGAAAGAGACTATGTAACATATTCAAAATTAATTGGAGTTGGCCACCAAAAGATAA encodes:
- a CDS encoding ABC transporter substrate-binding protein, with translation MKKLKLLAFLMAFAFILTACGKPADKKGTDAPNAPAVEGTEKGSSKKGGLMVLGVGSDPSSVNPLFANDRVSLTITNVLYDKLYNVKSGKVVYDGLAESMTPSEDHLTYTLKLKDGIKWHDGKDITADDIIFTYDSILDDKQNAKGQNVLKSDAGVVKYKKVDDKTIEYKLPKVDMTFLNGIAGISPIPKHVFEGEAEIAKSPKNAKPIGSGPFKFKEHKTGELYQVERFEDYHGDVAKLDGIAFKVIPDANASMVALEKGEISVSYIKPKDVAKFEKNGNFEIVTFPEGMVDNLFFRLNSEKLKDVKVRQAISYAIDKTKLIQGTYLSKDFADPAYSVFSTNTGFFSDDVEKYDYNVEKAKKLLKEAGKANLELKLMYTSGSPAQEKESLLIQEMLKKVGINVELLPMERATFIEKLLDKSNHDFDMAINGYVMGDSPDSYASIFKSDSSENFSNYNNPKIDELFKQAKVETDEAKRGEKYKEIQQILADDAVEYPVANVKSILAVRKEFKNLDAANPAPIHMFDYFNKIESK
- a CDS encoding ABC transporter permease — encoded protein: MTRLILRRLLQTIPMIITISIVSFLLVRIAPSDPVRAMITPESTVEDIERVRENMGLNDSYFVQYKRWAGDILKGDFGYSFSNHRPVLDQVTERLPATLGLMGSAFLISIIVGTIIGIISGMSKGGIVDKIFTLLSYIGISIPSFWFAMMLVHLFSLKLGLLPSIGMRTLGVETTADLIKHSILPVLTLSIGDTAVISRYVRARVMDQLKEDYVMTELAQGSSKKELFFKSILKNSLLPLITLVGMSLPRLVSGAFITESIFGWPGLGQLGMNSIFTADYPLIMATTMFASVLLILGNLISDILYGIVDPRIKEMN
- a CDS encoding ABC transporter permease, which produces MKKLFKNFKLSPLRVKFSVTLLLLFILAAVLADLYPKNGIDTDITNALVPPNSENFFGTDDLGRDYFARALHGARASLTVGVLSVVISTILGSFVGIISGYFGGKVDMIIMRIVDILMSIPSFFLILILNAALKPGIQNIIIIIGLFSWMGIARLVRAETLTVKERDYVTYSKLIGVGHQKIMTKHILRNIVPTLTVAATVNVASAILTESSLSFLGLGVRQPNSSWGSMLKDAQQYLGTSPYLALFPGLLILLTVLCFNVIGDYYRQEIQ